TGCGCTACTGTACTCTACTGGTACATCCCGATCGGCCGGGCCTGGGTGCTCTCCTCGCCGGCCTCCTCCATCCGCTTGGCGAGGCGCTCTTTCGCCTGTCGGATCTGCTCGGCGCGGTCGACGAGGTCGTCGACGGGCACGTCCAGCCCCGTCAGCGGTTCGATGCCCTGCTTGATCAGGATCCGGGCCGCCTCCGGGTCCGGGAACCGCGGGTCCGATTCGACGACCAGCCCGACCGCCGTCCGCCCGGACTCGACGGCGTGATTCAGGAGGACGCCCGTCGGTCCCGAGACGAGGCCCATCTCGTGTGGGACCTCGATCCCGACCTCGGAGATCCGATCGACGCCGTCGGCGATGCCGAGGCCGTACAGCGACGGGACGGTGCCCTGGTCCTTCTCCCGCGGGATCCCCGAGAGGTACAGCGGCGTCACGTTCAGTTCGTCGAACCACCCGGACAGGCAGTCGGCCAGTTCGACGGCGGCGTCCGGTCGGATCGGGACGTCGCTCTGGAGGACGAGCAGGTCGCGGTCGGCGTCGGCGTAGATCCGGACCGGCGGTCGGAGCTCGGCGTCGTCCTCGGCGTAGACCGCGACCTTCGGCAGCCCGTCGCAGTAGACGTTGGCGTAGTGGACCATCTCGAACTCCTCGACGAGGTGGTCGGCGGCGATCTTGCCGACGAGGCCGACGCCCGGGAACCCCTCGACCAGCGACGGTTCCGACAGCGACACGTCGGCGGCGAGCGTGGAGATGCGAGCCATACGGTCACCACGGCGCCGACCGTGGTAAAACCGCTGGGAACCGGACCGAACCACCGTGCTCGGAGGGGAGTCGCGGAACCGACACCCACAAGCGGGCCCGCCGAGTTGCCTCCCCTATGGAACCACTCGAGCGGTACGCGTCGCTCGTCGACGACTTCGACGCGTTCCGCAGGGCGTGCGAGCGGCCGCTCCCCTCGGTCGTCCGCGTCAACACCCTGAAGGCCTCCGTCGACCGCGCCCGCGAGGCGCTCGACGACGAGGGTGTCGACTACGAAGTCACCGACTGGCATCCCGGAATCTTCCGGCTCGACGAGCGCGGCCCGGGGACGTCGTGGCCGTACTTCCACGGCTGGCTCCACGGCCAGGAGGAGGTATCGGCGCTGCCCGCGCTGGCGCTCGATCCACGGCCGGGAGACGTCGTCTGGGACGCTTGCGCCGCGCCGGGGAGCAAGACCACCCAGCTCGCGGACCTGATGGACGATTCCGGCCTCCTGATCGGCAACGACAACAACCTCGGGCGGCTCTCGGCGCTCCGGCACAACGCCGAGCGCCTCGGGATCACGAACCTCGCGGTGACGAATCAGGACGCGCGGAACTTCTCGTTCAAGCCGTTCGGCGACCGCACCGACCACGACAACCGAGTCGAGGCCTTCGACCGCGCGCTCGTGGACGCGCCCTGCTCGTGTGAGGGGACGATCCGCAAGAATCCCGACGCTCTGGACCGCTGGTCGATGGACCACGTCGAGAGCGTCGCGGGCATCCAGAAGGGCATCCTCCGGCGGGCGATCCAGGCGACGCGACCCGGCGGCACCGTCGTCTACTCGACCTGTACCTTCGCGCCCGAAGAGAACGAGGCCGTCCTGGACCACGCGCTCGAATCCGAGGACTGCGAGCTCCGCGAGTGGGAGGCCCCCGACGGCTTCGAGACGGATCCGGGCGTCACCGAGTGGGACGGCGAGGAGTACGATCCGGCCGTCGAGCGGGCCCACCGCGTCTACCCGCACCGCAACGACACGGGCGGGTTCTTCTGTGCGAAACTGGAGGTGACGGGATGACTGACGAGACGGAGGACGGTAGCGGCGGCGACCCGCCCGAGAACGACGGTCAGCGGTTCGACCGCCTGCCGGCGACGCCCGACGAGCGCGAGGTCCCGGGGCGGCCGGCCCGCTCGGAGGTCGTCGACTGGTGGCACGACCGCTACGGGATCCCGCCGGAGATCTGGGACGACTACACCTTCTGGGAGAAGGGCAACGGCAAGCTCTGGGCGTTCGCCGCCGACGTCGTCTCCCCCATCTCAGTGGAGGGGCTCGGGCTGCGGATCCTCCGCGCGCGCCAGGAGCACTGGAAGCCCTCGACGAACGCGGTCCAGCGGTTCGGCGGTGCGGCGACCGAGAACGTCGTCGTCCTGGGAGGGGAAGAGGCCGAGCGCTTCGCCCGCGGCGACGACCAGGACCTGCCGCGCTGGGACGGCGACTGGGGCTACGTGATCGCCGCCCACGATATCGCCGGCGACGTCGACCCGATCGGCGTCGGGCTCTACCTCCACGGCGAACTCCGGTCGACGATCCCGAAGGGCCGCCGCGAGGACCTCTCGTAGCGCTACGGCTCTTTCTCCTCGATCGTCCCGCCGCCGAGGCTCTCCCACGCGACCCGATAGCCGAGCCGCGAGAGGACGGCGGATGTGTCGTCGATGCCGCGGTCCGCCAGCACCGACTCGGCCTCCGACAGCGACAGCCCCGGCTCGATGTCCGCCGCGAGCGCGTCGAGCACCGCCGGGCGAATCAGCGTCCGACCCACGCGCTCGTGCTCGGGGAACGACACCGACTCGATGGCTGAGGCGCTCACGCCGTGGTCGCGCGCCAGGGTATCGAGGTGGACCACGTCGTCGTCGGGGACGAGCGAGTCGGGGAGCGATTCCGCCGCGGCGTCGACCAGGGCCGACTCGTACTCCCGGAGGGCGTCGACGACGTCCTTCACGCGCACCCGATCGGTGAAGGTGACCACCCGGTGGTCGAGGGCCTTGATCTCCTCGCCGACGCCGAGGGACTCGTCGACCGCGACGAGAAGTTCGACGTCGTCGTCGACGCTTCCGAACTGGTCGAGCTTCTTCTCGACGTACTCGGGCGTCCAGAACCCCATCACCTCGAAGAACACCCGGAGCGCGGGCGCGTCGGCGCCGCCGGGCCGGTAGTCGAACGCGAAGTCGGGGATCATCGCCCGCGCGCCCGCCGCGAGCGGCTCGGGCTCCCGCGAGAGTTCCCAGTCGAGGTCGAGGCCGGCGAACCGGGCGGCGAAGTCGGCCTCGACGCCGCTGTCGTAGGTCGGTTCCGCGACGGGATCGACGTCCGGCACGGAGACGTCCCCCGAGTCGAGCCGGAGTTCGCGCTCGGTGCCGCGGTCGTCGATCGTCGCCGACAGCGACCACTCGGCCGTGCCTGCGACGCTCCGCAGGAGGCGCGCGAAGGCGGTCCCGTAGCGGCGAGTCCGCCGGAAGAGCGCGTCGGGGCCGGTCACGACGAGCTCGCGCTCGGCGATGCTGTCGTCCGCGTGGCCTCCGCTCCCTCCCTCACGACGGATCTCGTACATCAGACCGAGGCGTTTGACGGCCGAGACGAGCCGCTTCGGGTCCGAGCTCCGGACGCGGACCTCCGTCGCGTCGAAGAGGGCGGTCTGGGCCAGCGAGAGGTTGTACTGCTCGATGAGCTGGTCGGGATCCCACCGCGGCTCGAACGACGACAGCACCTCGTTTACCTCCCGATCGGCGTACAGCGACGTCTCGATGGACTCGACGTCGGTCCCGAGCGCGTCGGCCGCCGTCTCCAGCGCCTCCAGCCGGTCGCTCTCGGTCACGACCGCGCCGACTCCCTCCGCGGACTCGAAGACGACGCGCCTGACCCGCTCGGGCGGGTGCGGCGCGCGCGTCTCGAAGACCCCCTCGCGTTCTACGAGCGCCGCGAACCCGCGGACGAGCTTGAAGTCGTCGGCGTCGCGTTCGAGGTCGTCGAGCGCCTCGTCCAGGCGCCGGCGCGGCTCGCCGACGTGCCCCTGGAAGACGCCGATGACGCGCGCGGCGAGCGGCCGGTCCTCGCGTCCCGCGAACTGCGGATGGTAGCCGCCGCCTGCCCTGGAGACCCGGAGGAGGTCCTTTCGCAGCACGCTCCCGCGTTGGCGGCCGCGGGCCAAGAGCGTGCCGCTCTCGCAGGTCCCGAGGAGAAGACTCATCACCACGGCCGGCCGTTCGTGGCACGATGGACCGACGCACCGTACTCGCCGCCGCGGCCGGGTCGCTCTCGGCGCTTCTCGGCGGCTGCCTCGGCGCGGCGCCGGGAGCGACGGGTCCGCGCCACCCGCCCGACGCGCCCGCCGGCGAACCCCGCCGAACGACGGCCCCGCCCCCTCTCAGCGTCGGCACCTTCGACTTCGAGGCGACGGACGCGGGCGACCTCCGCGTGTTCGGGACGGTCCGGAACCGAAGCGACGCCGAGCGGACCGCGACCGTGACGGTCACCGTCGGCCTCGGCGACGAGGAGTTCGAGCGGGAGGCGTCGCTCGCGGTTCCCGCGGGGGAGACGGCCGAGTGGTCGGTGACGTTCGACGTCGCCTACGAGCGGTTCACGACGAACGGGAATCTCAGCGTCGACGTCGCCTGAGCACCGTCTCGATCACACTGATCACACTCACCGGCGCCGGTCCGCGACGCGCTCTTCGGCGGTCTCCTCGCTCACGACCTCGTACAGCAGCGCGCGTCCGCCGTCGTCCTTCGGGCGGAGGATCCGTCCGAGCCGCTGGGTGAACTCCCGCTCGGAGCCCGACCCGGCGAGCACGACCGCGACGTTGGCGTCGGGGACGTCGACGCCCTCGTCGAGAACGTTCGCGGTCACGACCCGCGAGTACGTCCCGTCCCTGAATCGGTCGAGGATCTCCCGGCGCTCGCTCGCGCCGGTCTCGCTCGTGATCGCCGGAAGCAGGTACCGCTCCGAGAGCCGATAGACCAGGTCGGTGTGGGCCGTGAAGACGATCACCCGGTCCTCGCGGTGGCGATCGAGCAATCGGCCGAGCGTCTCCACCTTCGCGTCGGCGTTCATCATGATCCGCCGGGCGCGCTGCTTCGCCAGGAGCGCCTCGCGGGCCTTCGGATCGTTGCCGGAACGCATCACCAGCTTCCGGTAATCGGAGCCGCTCTTCAGCGAGAGGTTCGAGCGCTTGAGGTAGTCGACGAAGGTCCCCTGGGCCGCCTCGTAGGCCTCGCGCTCCTCGGGGCCGAGTTCGACCTCGACGCGCCGGACCTCGTAGTCCGCGAGGTGCTCGCCCGCGAGGTCGTCGACGCCGGCCTCGTAGACTTTCGGCCCGACGAGGTCCTCGATGATCTCGTGGGCGCCGTCGGGGCGCTCGAAGGTCGCCGTCAGCCCGAGGCGGGCGGGCGCGGCCACGAGCCGCGCGACGTCGCGGTAGCCCTCGCCGCCGAGGTGGTGGACCTCGTCGAAGACGACGAGCCCGAAGTCGCCGCCGACGTCTTCGGCGCGCAGGTACGCCGAGTCGTAGGTCGAGACCGTGATCGCCTCCTGGGTCTGCTCCCCGCCGCCGAACTGCCCCACGGGGACGTCGAACTCGGTCTCCAGTTCGCGCTTCCACTGGTCGAGGAGGTCGATCGTCGGGACGACCACGAGCGTCGGCACCCCGAGTCGAGCGATGACGTCGACCGCGAGGACGGTCTTCCCGGCGCCCGTCGGGAGTTCGACGACGCCGCGGTCGTCGCCGGCGCGCCAGGCGTCGATCGCCTCCTCCTGGTACGGGCGGAGGTCGTACGCGTGCGACAGCGAGAGGGACGTCTCCGGGAGCACCCGATCCTCGAAGCGGACGTCGGCCTCGCGGAGCGCGCGCCGGAGGTCGGCGTAGCGGTGGGCGGGCGCGCGAGCGACGAGGCCGCGGTCGTCCCAGGCGACGCCCGGGAGCGAGTCGGACCCGACGTCGGACTCGTCGAGCCCGTCGATCCGGATCGTTCCGTCCTCGAACCGGAACGTGAGCACAGGCGTGAGTCCGTCGCGGTCGTATTTATATGTGGGCCGGTGGCACCGGGCGCGACGTCGCCGCCGCCGCGACGGCGCGCTTTTCACACTCGGGACGAGACGGTCGGGTATGACTGACGACGCTGACGCGGCCGATCCCGAAGCCGAAGCATCGAACGAGAGCCTCGACGACGTCGTGACGGAGTTCCTCCGCGACGTCGACGCGGCACGCGAAGACTACGACCGCGGCTACACCGACGCTGACGCGACGCTGTCGGTCGTGCTCTCGCACGTCGACCGACTGCGGGAGGCGTTCGAGGACAGCGACGAATAGCGGGGGCGAAACCCGACTCACTCGCCGATCAGGCCGCGGATCCGATCGACGTGCTCGCCGAACGCCGGGTCGGTGCGCTCGCGCGGGCGGTCGAGGTCGACGGAGACGACCTCCCGGACGCGGCCCGGATTGGCCGCCATCACGACCACCCGATCGGAGAGCTTCACCGCCTCCTCGACGTCGTGGGTCACGAACAGCACCGTCTTCTCTGTCTCGGACCAGATCCGGAGGAGTTCTCCGTGGAGCATATCCCGGGTCTGTGCGTCGACGCTGCCGAACGGCTCGTCGGCGAGCAGGATCTCCGGGTCGACCGCGAGCGCCCGCGCGATGCCGACGCGCTGTTTCATCCCGCCGGAGAGCTCCTTCGGGTAGGCGTCCGCGAAGTCCGAGAGCCCGACCAGATCGAGCATCTCGTCGATCCGGCGCGTCCGCTCGGCGCCGTCGACGCCCTGCTCTTCGAGGCCGAAGGCGACGTTGCCGCGGACGGTCCGCCAGGGGAACAGGCCGTACTCCTGGAAGACCATCCCCCGGTCCGTTCCGGGCCCGGTGACGGGCTCGCCGTCGAGGCGGATCTCGCCGCTCGTCGGCGCCTCCAGCCCCGCGATCGTCCGGAAGAGCGTCGTCTTACCGCAGCCCGACGGGCCGACGAGACAGACGAACTCCCCGTCGGAGACCGAGAAATTCACGTCCGAGAGCGCCTCGACGCGCTGGCGCTCCGACTCGTAGACCCTGCCCACGCCGTCGACGACGACCTTCGGGCTGGCGTCGGACTCGTCTGAGCCGGCCGCCGCGCCCGGGTCGTCGCTCACTCCCGCCACGCCAGAACCCTCCGTTCGACCCGGCGGAATAGCCCGTCGCTCACGAGGAAGACGAGGCTGATGACGCCCATATACGCCACGCTCACGTCCGTCGCGAGGTTCTGGGCGGCGTTGATGATCTGGAAGCCGACGCCCGGCGCGCCGAACAGCTCGGCGGCGACGACGATCATCCAGCACTGCCCGATGCTGGTCCGGATCCCCGTCGCGATCGAGGGGGTCGCCGCGGGCAGGACCACCTTCCGGATCATCGTGAGGTCGTCGTCGACGCCGAGGCTCGCCGCGACCTCCTTCAGGTGGGTCGAGACGCCCTCGACGCCCGCGTAGGCGTTGTAGAAGTTGATCCAGAAGGCGCCGATGCCGACGATGAACGCCGCGCCGCCGTGGCCGATGCCGATCCAGACGATCGCGAAGACGATCCACGCCAGCGGCGGGATCGGCCGGAGGAACCGAGTGACGGGCGTGAGCGCGTCGTCGAGGCGGGCGCTCCAGCCCATCCCGACGCCCAGCGCGATGCCGAGGACGCTCCCGACGACCAGGCCGGGGACGTAGTGGAGCAGGCTCTGTGCGAGGTTCGCGATCAGGCGCGTCGCCGGGACGGTGACGCCGACGAACGGGACGGCGAACGTCGTCGGCGCGGTGAACTCGACGACGAACGCGGTCGCGACCTCGACCGGCGAGGGGAGGAGGTACGTCCGACCCACCGCCATCGCCGCGGCCTGCCAGACCGCGAGGAAGACGACCGATCCGACGGCGCCGTACGCCAGACCGACCGTGTCGAGGCCCGAGGCTCCCTCGGTCTCGCCGTCGCTGCGGGACCGCGCGACGTCGGTCGTGCTCGACTCCGACGCCGTCCCGGCCTCGACGCTCATAGCGAGTCGTACACCCCGAAGTCGAACATCGCGTCGTTCGAGAGCGCCTCGCTCGTCTTGCCGAGCTGGGCGGCGTACTCCGAGAAGACCTGTGCGCCGTCGGCGATCTTGTGCGGGTCCGTGATGAAGTCCGACGCCGGCGAGTCCATCGCGCGGCGCGCGGTCTCGACCGGCAGCGACGACTCGCCGATGACGGTGCTGGCGTGCTGTGCGGCCTGATCGGGGTTCTCGGTGGCGAACGTCGTCGCGCGCTGGTGCTGCTCGACGAACGCCGCCGCCTGCTCGGGGTTGTCCTCGCGGAGCCGGTCGTGCATCAGCGTCACCGCCGCGGGCTGGCCGGGCATGAAGTCGCCCGCCCAGGCGATCGACTGGTACGGCGCGTCGTTCATCTCGGCGATGGTCGGGACCGGCTCCATAATCGAGGTGCCGTCGATCTCGCCGGCCAGGAGCGCCTGCCGAACCGGGCCGGCACCGCCGAGCGCCGTGATGTTCACGTCGTTTTCGGGGTCGACGCCGACGATCTCCGCGAGCCAGTAGCGGAGCAGGATGTCGGGGACAGAGCCCGGCGGGAACGTCCCGAACTTGAACTTCCGGCCGCGTTCTTCCTCGAAGCGGGCGAAGGCGTCGGCGCCCGAGTCGGCCTCCTCCCAGATCGCCGCGAAGTCGTCGTGGGCGAGGATCTGCATCGCGTTCTGGATGTTCGCGGCGGTGATCTTCGAGGGGATGCCCTTGTCCATCACGATCATCGCGGGGACGATCCCGAACATCATCACGTCGAAGTCGCCCGTCGCCGACGCCTGCACGATGCTCGGACCGTCGGAGAACACCTCCCCCTCGACGGTGGCCGACAGCTCGTCGAAGTACCCCTCCTGGTCCATCACGAAGTACTGCATATCGGGGTAGATCGGCATGTACGCGACGCGGATCTCGTCGAGGCCGCCGCCCGATCCGCCGCTGCCGCTACCGCCGCCGGTGCAGCCGGCGATGCCAGCCAGTCCGGCGGCCGAGACACCGGCCGTCGATTTGAGGAGTCGTCGTCGCGAGATCGCAGTCCCGTCGGTCATAGCGTCGTTCGTCATTTTACGACGTTAGGGGTCTCAGCCCTATTTAGACCGCGCACGCGGCGAGCATCGCGCTGATACTCGACGGGGCGAATCCGGCGCTTCAGCCGGCAGGCGTCCGAACGAAGGCGTATTTCAGAGGCATAAGGGAACAGATGCGTCGTAGATAGAAGAAAAAATTGCTTGTATATTTTCGCCGAGCCCCCGACCGCGACCAGCAAGACCTAACTCGGTGGCCTCCCCGGGCGAGCATATGACGCACTTTTCGGACCGTGTCGAGCAGGTGTCGATCAGCGGCATCCGCGAGGTCTTCGAGGCCGCCGGCGAGGACGCCATCAACCTCGGGCTGGGCCAGCCAGACTTCGCGGCGCCGCCCCACGCCCGCGAGGCCGCCGCGGAGGCCATCCGCGAGGGGCTCGCCGACGGCTACACCGAAAACAAGGGCACCCGCTCCCTCCGCGAAGCCATCGCCGACAAGCACGCGCGGGACCAGGGGCTCGACGTCGATCCCGACGACGTGATCGCCACCGCGGGCGGCTCCGAGGCGCTGCACGTCGCTCTGGAGGCCCACGTCGACGCCGGCGACGAGGTCATCATCCCGGATCCGGGGTTCGTCTCCTACGACGCCCTCACGCGACTCACCGGCGGGACGCCCGTCCCCGTGCCGCTCCGCGACGATCTCACGATCGACCCCGCGGCGGTCGAAGAAGCGATCACCGACGACACCGCGGCGTTCGTCGTCAACAGCCCCGGCAACCCCACCGGCGCGGTCTCGCCGCCCGAGGACGTCCGGGAGTTCGCCCGGATCGCCGACGAACACGACGTGCTCTGCATCTCTGACGAGGTCTACGAGTACACCGTCTTCGACGGGAAGTTCCGCTCGCCGATCGAGTTCGCCGACTCCGACAACGTCGTCGTCGTCAACTCCGCCTCGAAGCTCTACTCGATGACGGGCTGGCGGCTCGGTTGGGTCACAGCCTCCTCACGCAGAGTCGAGCGGATGCTCCGCGTCCACCAGTACGCCCAGGCCTGCGCCGCCGCGCCGTCGCAGTTCGCGGCCGAGGCCGCCCTCACGGGGCCGCAGGATCAGGTCGACGAGATGACCGAATCGTTCCGGGAGCGCCGGGACCTCGTCGTCGAGGGGTTAGAGGAGATCGGCCTCGACGTTCCCACCCCGGGCGGCGCGTTCTACGTGATGCCGGAGGTGCCCGAGGGCTTCGTCGACGAGTGTCTGGACCGCGGCGTCGTGATCGTCCCCGGCGACGCCTTCGGCGAGCACGGCGACGGCTACGCGCGGCTCTCGTATGCGACCGACGAGGACTCGCTGCGGGAGGCGCTCGACATTATGGAAGACGCCTACGACGCGGTGGTCTGAGCGCGACCTCGCTCCCGCGTAGGGCTGTCAGTTTCGACTGTGAAGCCACTCGTACCACTCCCCGAGGTCGACCAGTCGGCCGCTGACTCCGTCAGGCCCGTACTGGGTGAACACCTCGTCGACGGCGCGAGCGAGCCCTTCCGGGTCGGCGTCGGGGAGGCTCTGATCGTAGTAGAGTAAGATCCCCGCGTGATCGATCTCGCCGTGGAGCGCCTCGAAGTCCTTCGCGTTGTTCGTCAGCAGGACGCTGTCGGAGTCCCCGCACCACGACAGAAGTTCCGGATCGCTCGTGTGTTCTCCGAAGCGGTCTTTCGCCTGCTCGACCTCGTAGCCGCGTTCCCGGAGCAGTCGCTCGAAGACTCGTCCGACGTGCTCGTCCAGCAGGATCCGAACGCCCGTCACTGCACGGTCTCTTTGGGCTTCAGGGACGACTCGCGAACGCGATCGAACGCCGCTTCGTTCTCCCGTTCGAGTTCGCGCATCTCGTCGATGTGAGCGTAGTAATACGAGAGAGATTCGTACACGTCGGCGAGAGCGACGTCGAACTGATCCGCGACGTGGGCGGGCGACTGCCCGCCGTCTATCACCCGCGCGGCGACGTGGCGGACGCCGACGCGCGTGCCGGCAATCCGCGGCTCGCCCCCGAGTACGTCATCGTTACGGGTGATACTCATACGGCTCACTAAGCACCCTCATCGGTTATATCTTTTCGGCGGCTTCCGCAAGAACCGCAGAAGGCGCCCTCAGTTCGCCGTGCTGACGATCTTGATCACGTCGCCCTCCTCCAACTGATAGTCCTCCGCGATCCGACGCTTCGACCGCGCGTCGACCGCGTGGAGGTAGCCCTCGCCGATGTCGGAGTGGACGGCGTACGCGAGGTCCTTCGGCGTCGACCCGCGCGGCAGGAGGAAGGCGTCGGGGAGCACCTCGCCGGTCCCGTCGGTCCACTTCGACTCGCTCTGGACGGGGTAGACCGTCACCATATCCAGGACGTCGTAGACGGCGGTGTTGATCGCCTGCTGGACGCCCGTTCCGCCGTGGGCGTCGAGCACCTCGCGGATGGTGTCGAGGCCCTGACGCTGGGCGTCGGAGACGTCGCCCGCGATGCGGAAGTCGTCGTCGCCGGGGAGGTACTCGACGACGCCGCCCTCGGCCGCCGTTCGGAGGGCTTGCTCGCCGTCGGCGGTCGCGGGGATCACGGGCTTTTCTGCCTCGCTCAGTCGTTCGAGGTTCTCCGGCGGCGCGGCGTCGGCCTTGTTCGCCACGAGGACGATGGGCTTCGTCCGCTCGCGGATGTCCGTCGCCAGGCGCTCGCGGTCCTCGTCGGTCCACTGTTGGGGATCTTCGGGGTAGTCGAGCGCCCGGAGCGAGGCCGCGACGTCGTACTCCGTCGCGCCGAACCCAGTCAGCATCTCGGTCAGCGCCTCGTCGATGTCGAAGTCCGGCGAGCGCGACTTCCGGACGACGCTCTCCCAGTTGCGCTCGATGATCCCCGCGAGCCACTGTTCCAACTCGGCTTCGACGAAGTCGGCCTCCTCGACGGGGTCGTAGGTCCCGACCTCGACCGGCTCGCCCTTGGCGTCGGTGGCGCCGGCGGCGTCGACGACCGCCAGGATGGCGTCCGCGTCGGTGAGCGCGTCGAGGAACTGATTGCCCAGCCCGCGTCCCTCGTGGGCGCCGGGGACGAGCCCCGCGACGTCGAGCAGTTCCACGGGGACGTATCGGACGCCGTCCTCGCAGTTGCCGCAGCGCTCCTCCCGGTCGAGGCAGGGACAGCGCGTCCGGGCGTGGGTCACGCCGCGGTTGGGATCGATCGTCGTGAAGGGGTAGTTGCCGACGTCGACGTCGGCCATCGTCGCCGCCTTGTAGAAGGTAGACTTGCCCGCGTTGGGCTTGCCGGCGAGCGCGAGCGAGAGCATACCGGACGGACGGCCGTCTGCGGCAAGTAGGTTTCCGTCCGCACTCGGTCGTTCTGTCAGTCCGACGCCTCGCGAATCCGCCGCTGTGCGATCTCGTCGATCCGATCGGCGAGCTCCGCGGCGTCGGCGTCGCTGATGTCCGTGTCGGCGGTCGCCTCCTCGACGAGCTCCAGCGTCTCCAGCCTCTCGCGGATCGCCCGCCGCGACACCTCGTCCCACTCGACGTCGCCGTACTGTTCCATCCGCTCCTTGAGGGGTTCGCCCACGTCGACGGTGATCGATGGCACGCGTGTCATATGACACCACAACACACTGTGTTTTTCGGTCGTTTTCACCCGCTGAGGACCGGTCGGTCAGACGAGCGACTCGTAGACGATGCCCTCTCTGCGCGTGACGATCCGGCGGCCGTCGACGACGATCGGCGTCGCCATCGCGTCGAAGGCCTCGTCGAGGTCGGCGAACTCCGGCCAGTCGGTCACGACGAGCGCGGCGTCGGCGTCGTCGAGGGCCGCTTCGGCCGTCTCGGCGTAGTCGATGTCGGGGTATCGCTCGCGGAAGTTCTCGGTCGCCACGGGATCGTAGCCGACGACGTCGGCGCCAGCATCGACGAGCGCGTCGACGAGCGGGAGCGCGCGCGAGTTCCGGATGTCGTCGGTGCCGGGTTTGAACGCGAGGCCGAGCACGGCCACTCGCGCGCCGTCGGGGTCGACGTGCCCGCGGAGCAGTTCCAGGAGCCGGACGGGCTGGCGGTCGTTCACTTCCACCGCGGCCTGCAGCATCGCGGGCTCGTAGCCGACGTCGCGGGCCGCGGCGATGATCGCCGCGACGTCCTTCGGGAAGCAGCTACCGCCCCAGCCGACGCCCGCGCCGAGGAACGCCGCGCCGATCCGGTGATCCAGCCCGATCGCCTCCAGCACCTCCTCGGAGTCGATGCCGTACTCCTTACA
This is a stretch of genomic DNA from Halobellus sp. MBLA0158. It encodes these proteins:
- a CDS encoding ABC transporter substrate-binding protein, with amino-acid sequence MTDGTAISRRRLLKSTAGVSAAGLAGIAGCTGGGSGSGGSGGGLDEIRVAYMPIYPDMQYFVMDQEGYFDELSATVEGEVFSDGPSIVQASATGDFDVMMFGIVPAMIVMDKGIPSKITAANIQNAMQILAHDDFAAIWEEADSGADAFARFEEERGRKFKFGTFPPGSVPDILLRYWLAEIVGVDPENDVNITALGGAGPVRQALLAGEIDGTSIMEPVPTIAEMNDAPYQSIAWAGDFMPGQPAAVTLMHDRLREDNPEQAAAFVEQHQRATTFATENPDQAAQHASTVIGESSLPVETARRAMDSPASDFITDPHKIADGAQVFSEYAAQLGKTSEALSNDAMFDFGVYDSL
- a CDS encoding pyridoxal phosphate-dependent aminotransferase produces the protein MTHFSDRVEQVSISGIREVFEAAGEDAINLGLGQPDFAAPPHAREAAAEAIREGLADGYTENKGTRSLREAIADKHARDQGLDVDPDDVIATAGGSEALHVALEAHVDAGDEVIIPDPGFVSYDALTRLTGGTPVPVPLRDDLTIDPAAVEEAITDDTAAFVVNSPGNPTGAVSPPEDVREFARIADEHDVLCISDEVYEYTVFDGKFRSPIEFADSDNVVVVNSASKLYSMTGWRLGWVTASSRRVERMLRVHQYAQACAAAPSQFAAEAALTGPQDQVDEMTESFRERRDLVVEGLEEIGLDVPTPGGAFYVMPEVPEGFVDECLDRGVVIVPGDAFGEHGDGYARLSYATDEDSLREALDIMEDAYDAVV
- a CDS encoding DUF5615 family PIN-like protein; this translates as MTGVRILLDEHVGRVFERLLRERGYEVEQAKDRFGEHTSDPELLSWCGDSDSVLLTNNAKDFEALHGEIDHAGILLYYDQSLPDADPEGLARAVDEVFTQYGPDGVSGRLVDLGEWYEWLHSRN
- a CDS encoding DUF433 domain-containing protein, with the translated sequence MSITRNDDVLGGEPRIAGTRVGVRHVAARVIDGGQSPAHVADQFDVALADVYESLSYYYAHIDEMRELERENEAAFDRVRESSLKPKETVQ
- a CDS encoding redox-regulated ATPase YchF, whose amino-acid sequence is MLSLALAGKPNAGKSTFYKAATMADVDVGNYPFTTIDPNRGVTHARTRCPCLDREERCGNCEDGVRYVPVELLDVAGLVPGAHEGRGLGNQFLDALTDADAILAVVDAAGATDAKGEPVEVGTYDPVEEADFVEAELEQWLAGIIERNWESVVRKSRSPDFDIDEALTEMLTGFGATEYDVAASLRALDYPEDPQQWTDEDRERLATDIRERTKPIVLVANKADAAPPENLERLSEAEKPVIPATADGEQALRTAAEGGVVEYLPGDDDFRIAGDVSDAQRQGLDTIREVLDAHGGTGVQQAINTAVYDVLDMVTVYPVQSESKWTDGTGEVLPDAFLLPRGSTPKDLAYAVHSDIGEGYLHAVDARSKRRIAEDYQLEEGDVIKIVSTAN